From Rhododendron vialii isolate Sample 1 chromosome 10a, ASM3025357v1, the proteins below share one genomic window:
- the LOC131303477 gene encoding uncharacterized protein LOC131303477 gives MRREGRQHGMVRNYPILEPPFNPRPESRYLNRFDSPPTAGIFTKVSSKPTNHSKFTGICGRPKCAGCHAHPVSKSRPKAKGTQKLRSCDVVSNHRLVSWRVVDSNPGLKFSGFSADGILDQLDRDNMGDFDDDDDDDFVGEVYEDSCELDHRKKIGESTLAPRESHDSVELENASGAVDIKDCDEEKKDDDENENVSIDDLEIVLAEEEEDEDWCLVAEM, from the coding sequence ATGAGGAGAGAGGGTCGCCAACACGGCATGGTTCGAAACTACCCGATCTTGGAACCGCCGTTCAACCCAAGACCCGAATCCAGATACCTTAACCGGTTCGACTCGCCCCCGACGGCCGGGATCTTCACCAAGGTCTCATCAAAGCCCACCAACCACTCCAAGTTCACGGGCATTTGCGGCCGGCCCAAGTGCGCCGGGTGCCATGCCCACCCGGTATCCAAGTCCAGGCCCAAGGCCAAGGGGACCCAGAAGCTGCGGTCGTGCGACGTCGTTTCGAATCACAGGCTGGTGAGTTGGCGGGTCGTGGATTCTAACCCCGGGTTGAAGTTTTCCGGGTTTTCGGCTGACGGGATTTTGGATCAATTGGATAGGGACAATATGGGTgattttgatgatgatgatgatgatgattttgtGGGTGAGGTTTATGAGGATTCATGTGAGTTGGATCATCGTAAAAAAATAGGAGAATCGACTCTGGCCCCTCGGGAATCGCATGATTCGGTGGAATTGGAGAATGCATCAGGAGCCGTTGATATTAAGGATTGCGATGAGGAAAAGAAAGATGATGATGAAAATGAGAACGTGAGCATTGATGATTTGGAAATTGTGTtggcagaggaagaagaagatgaagattgGTGTTTGGTTGCAGAAATGTAA
- the LOC131303474 gene encoding cystinosin homolog, giving the protein MASWNSVHLEVLSNVFGWTAFCAWSISFYPQVILNFRRKSVVGLNFDFVLLNLTKHSSYLVYNATLFFSSVVQKQYRKKYGRDQLIPVAANDVAFSTHAVLLTAFTLFQIAIYDRGNQKVSKTCIAIVSAAWLAAAVCVFIALPSHSWLLLVSCFNTLQVVMTTIKYIPQAVMNFRRKSTIGFSIGNILLDLLGGVASYGQMAVQSIDQNSWVNFYGNIGKTLLSFVSIFFDLLFIVQHYVLYPAKKTALSPDPDTVSQEPLLKSSDGPEKEKV; this is encoded by the exons atggcgtCGTGGAATTCCGTTCACCTAGAAGTGTTATCGAACGTCTTTGGATGGACTGCCTTCTGTGCCTGGTCCATCAGTTTTTACCCCCAAGTCATCTTGAATTTTCGCCGGAAAAG TGTGGTAGGGTTGAATTTCGATTTCGTGCTGCTGAATTTGACCAAGCACTCTTCTTACCTCGTCTACAATGCTACCCTCTTCTTCAGCTCCGTTGTTCAGAAGCAGTACCGCAAGAAATATGGCCGCGATCAG TTGATACCTGTAGCTGCGAATGATGTAGCTTTTTCAACGCATGCTGTTCTACTCACTGCGTTTACCTTGTTCCAAATTGCTATTTATGAC CGTGGAAATCAGAAGGTCTCAAAGACTTGTATTGCAATTGTTTCTGCtgcatggttagctgcagcaGTGTGTGTTTTCATAGCTTTGCCAAGCCATTCTTGGCTTTTGCTAGTCTCCTGCTTTAA CACACTGCAGGTTGTTATGACGACCATCAAATATATTCCTCAG GCAGTCATGAACTTTCGGCGGAAGAGCACCATTGGGTTCAGCATTGGCAACATTTTACTTGATTTGCTTGGAGGGGTGGCAAGTTATGGCCAGATGGCTGTGCAATCTATAGATCAAA ATTCCTGGGTGAACTTCTATGGAAATATCGGCAAGACCTTGCTATCATTT GTGTCGATCTTCTTTGACCTACTCTTCATTGTACAGCATTATGTGCTCTATCCTGCCAAGAAAACAGCTCTCTCTCCCGATCCCGATACGGTAAGCCAGGAGCCACTTCTTAAATCTTCAGATGgcccagaaaaagaaaaggtctAG